In Lactuca sativa cultivar Salinas chromosome 5, Lsat_Salinas_v11, whole genome shotgun sequence, the DNA window TAATGATTCTGAAAGTTTGTGTGTTCCTGATAATCTGAATGCTGATGTATGTATGTTTCTTAATGTTTCTGAAAGTTTGTCTTTATGAAAAGTTAACGTTTCTGTCTGGTTATGATAACTCGATGTATCTTTGTTTCTGACAAATTCTGAGATTTTGATGTTTCTGTTCTTCTATGAAATTTTAGTTGCTTTGTAATTTATTTGGTTTTATATCGTGCACTATCACATCACATGGAAAGCTTAGcaaatttgtgatttatgtttGAAACTATTTGTTCCATTTGCAGATTTCATTCAAAGTTTGTAAAATCTTAAATGGGAACTCAGAATATGATTTCGAACGTGTTCAAGAAGTATTTAGCAATCGGGCTTGTGGGCATCACTGTAACAGACCGTTATGGTGGAGTATGCCCTATTCGAGGTTCATCCATGTCTCCAACATTTAATCCTTCTGTTGGATCATTTACAGGTACCTTTCATAATTCATAATTCATTAGTGTTAGCATTTTACATATGCCACATTAATGATTAATTTCATCTGCAGATGATTATGTTTTCTTGGAGAAATTTTGCCTTGACAAATACAAGTTCTCACATGGCGATGTAGTAATTTTCAGGTATTAGgagggcattcacgtcttttcCACATTAATGATTAATTGTGATATATAGTTTGGATTATTTTGTAGTGATCCAACTAATTACAAGGAGAGATGTGTGAAAAGAATAGTAGCAATGGAAGGTGATTATATCAGTAATGTGGGTGGTGTTGTGAAGGTTCCAGAAGGACATTGTTGGGTAGAAGGTGACAACTCAGCTTCTAGCTTTGATTCAAGATCATTTGGCCCTGTATGTTTACCTTTATACCTAATTACAATACTATCAATTCATACTTCAAAATGCTACAATTCTGTAAAATTAAAAGAATAAGATAAAAAAGGAAACCATATGATGATATGAACATAatatggtttatttatttatttttttcagatTCCATTGGGTTTGATTCATGGAAGGGTTACTCACATTGTTTGGCCACCACAAAGAATCAGAAAAATTGATAGAAGAATCCCACAAGAGGGACTTGCATAAACATTCATTCAATGCATTGTTTGTTATTTATGTACACTCATCAAATGCATAAACAAATCAGgcttgaaaaaaaatcaaattctgCTGGTTTTAAATCCCAGTATCTGAATTTGGTGGATCTCAAAGGTTGTTTTTGAGTTAAGACCTGACATGACATGACGTGACATAACAGACAATCTGATACAGTGTCCATAACAACAGTTCATTGTTATGGACACTGACTGCGATTGAGATTGATGTTAATAGGACAAAAATTACAATGTCAAGTCTTGCTTAAATGATAGAACAAGGTGGGGTATAGACACGTTCTGAACTTTTTATTTGTGTAAAATACGTGAATGTCTTCATCATTAAATATAGCTTTAGAAAGCTTGTTCAATATCTATTCTTTCAATAACATAATTGAAACACTTTGTAAATACATTCAACTAGAAAAGTACACTAAGTAAAATATTGAATTTGGTCAACCAGCTACCCCTATATCTAATTGAATTACTTTTGTAACTTCAATTGTGTAGTACTTACGAAagaaatttgattatttaaatgggACAAATGGAAAACTAAGTTACTTTTCTATTATCTTATTGCTTAGAAGTTTTTAAAAGAACGCTTAAAATAAGAGATGAGGTCAAATATAAACAATTAGATCAGGTTGAACACATGGTTTTGTGAAAGTTGTTCTCACTTTTCATCCGTTAATCACGGAAAAGGCTTTGTATTAAAAGGGGAAATTTAGGTCAGAACAATGTAACCAATAAACTATACCAATACATGCTAAATTTGGTTTTGTTTTAGGTTTTAGATTTTCCAAAGTTTGATCATATGCTCTCTGCTTTTTAAAAGTTGGTTTTGGTTTGTATCAACTTTGTGAACTTGAAAAGGGACTATGTTTGTCAAATAATAAAAACTTGGATTTGTGTTGAGTTAATGGTTGGATTTTATACACCCACATTCCTCTTTAGTAATTACAAAATATGGGCGATTAAAAATATATAGGGAACTATTCACACCTCATTATTTTGGGCTTTTTGAACTATTCACACCTCATTATTTTGGGTTTTTGTTCAAATACGATTTTAACAGAGAGCACAGTAACACACTAATTGTTGAAGTTTTTACGGAGGAGGGAGTCGTTCCCACTAAACCCACTGCAACATCAGcttttctctttgatttttcttcatttttccgaACCCACAACACACGAAAATCCTATCTTTCTCAATCCactcaacccactcaattaaaaaaatatacaaaataatcaaggtaaaatcttaattagcaatagagttacCGTCGGTACCACTTCCTCTTCGGCGGGTTGTTTAATTGGTTTCACGAACCCACTTcatcctctctctactttctctctctcattttctcttgtaCCATATGTTTTAAGACTTGTATCTTAGttgtttagtattttttttaattgagtggatTGAGTGAGTTGAAAAAGATAGGATTTCTGTGTGTTGTGGGTtcgaaaagatgaagaaaaatcaaaaagaaaaacTGATGTGGCAGTGAGTTTAGTGGgaacgactccctcctcccttaTAGCAACAAATATGCCACCATCTTTACTTGTCAATAACCTTTTTCATCTCACTTGAGACATCTTTTCAATCAATCCGTCTCCATTAAATACGACTAGTCTAAAAGCAATTAATAACCACTTGGGAGGTTCGAATTAAAAAAATCTCCACGTAATTAATGACCACTTGTGACCCtccaaataaggaaatataataaagagaaattaacCACTATAAATAAGTATATTGATAAAGTTAACCATTACTTCAAAAAATTGCAAAATGATCACCAACTCCGAAGCACAATATTTCATAGTAAAGTGGTGGTTGATAGGATATGACATCTACAATCCAAAGTAGTAAAGTGGTGGTTGATAGGATATGACATCTAAAATCTATCATGTATATTTCGaactgtgtcacaccccaaaaccacgaacggcggaaacgttcaggggtggaagacgtcatgtacaatatcacaacagtgtaatataataaacaagcaacaacatcattcattgcattataagtagagttttaatacatgtgtgttctttcattgtagtaagacaccaaaaatatacaatcaaaataaaagacgagacttgtctgctctgtcttctcaaaatctggccatcgtacctgtctactgttgacctgaaaatacaagttattttgaaagagagtatcagctttaaagctggtgaattcataagtaattaagtgtcattgtcttgcttatgaaaatctattatgaaggccatgtaaacctttaaatgaaaatgttgatgtaagtatgaaaaaccctagaaaatcccttattttctataagtatgaaatgtagtcttctaccaagacccgaatgttttgttatgactatgtagtcttctaccaagacccgaatgttttgttatgactatgtagtcttctaccaagacccgaatgttttgtaagtaatatgatagcttttcctttcttttgACTAGTACTAgtgtacttagtctaactcctcgtttatgtgaaagtatcacaaaataaagtaaacatgaaaaatataatcatgtaagtgttattatcttgggttaccaggacaaacacgacatcgccgaagcgaaagatagaccctatggacatccgaagagtgtcccctcatcctttgtagcggcagcagggtggagggagggttagtcccgatatcgatctcCTAATAccgatcgttaacctaatgatcctccgaagattcacatctcatccactgttgcaacagttggacagagggatggttagtcccgtcactgactactaaataagtaacaaccttaaacatccgtagacattcatcgaccactggtgctaatcagtggggttcggaatggtaagtcccgccgaaatatcccattgaaccgggataggaaagataatttacacagtaagtactaataaatcatcctcgtagttctaagtacaagtatccaggtaagtaaatacaggataatgcacctaagtaacagtgttcctgtatggtattcatgtaagtgtgttcatttaacaggtaagtatatgtaaacatattcatgtatcatgtaatcctaagtaagtgtactcatgtatcatgtaaggtattggtatacactcatgaatgaactgactcttgtgtaattctttgtaataggaataaatgtttgtttcttctaactatccctatgataattaactggaaagtaattggttgttcaagtagatttatgcaccctcgatacaccagggtgtgggaaactgaacgaaggatggaaactataacatcaatacatatataagaacatatgcgtataagtgtagtttttttcaagaaggtaaaaataatggttttgcaagatatctaggagttttgaacaataattaagaatgacttgatgtcattttaataaacatttcaaaactaatacttttgttatcaaggtattttaagatagaaaaccatttcatgtaacaccttttgaaatatgtgaaatctactgagtgaaaacacagttataaaatacataagattgatttaataacatactgctttctacttgtatcccccccattaaagcatttaaaatcatttaaaacattgattaaggggtatgaactcacctgtagttggtggttcggatgaactggacggtgtaggattgttaggtgtcaagtgaggacttgtacacacactacgatcctaatgaacatataatcacacatatatgcactcaattagtctcaaattactaactgataaagttaagacatcctagacataataaacactttatatgagtgttttaagtcctaaggattgcatctaagctattgtgggacaagacacttgtgtttagggttccaaaggaccccatatatgagtttactcctcatataccaacacacatggagtttacggttgtaaactcttgagtttacgaccgtaaactcccaaccatgggtgtattgtgtgttttgaagttccaaatgattcctagaattattccaacttggcgGTTAAATTCttagaagggtttaaggtctagaaacactccatttaggagtttacggccctaaggctatttcccttagagtttgcggccgtaaactcttaagtatgggtgttttgatgctttcaagtctcttgcacatgtggtataggttctaggcttttattccaagcatatgaagacccttgacacactttggtgtccttaaatcatgtttacggcccatgaaccatgtcatggctgtaaactcatcttTAAATGTGATATTGATGtgattaaggccttagattaaatgggaacaagtctagttagaagtctaaggctttaggtgccttaaaagcaccattttgagcttgaatttggagttcacggcctaagatattcttgggccgtaaactcccaaacttgggtgatctttgcttgatttcatgtccctaatacacatataaatgagtctaaggtagtagcataacacaagggtcggtctcggctttgtttcgggagtttaccgcccaagaacaccttggggagtaaactcctaaatctagtgatttagccttctaaatcatgttataaacacatatgaagctttataacactactagaaagaggtactcacgttttggtataaaaatccgaagatccgtgagagagaaaatggcttttctctagttggaaatgcgaataatgaatgaatttggttcagaattctatttatagtcctgagatatttttggcagaaaatatttttattcccgaaatgatctctaatataatagagtgttggaataacagtgttgcataaaaccctagtgcacccactctcctgatatttcctgaagtgtaaaccctgaattactcaaacttaccctaaaaagtctgaaaattaactatgactgctataacttctattgaagtgatatagtttgtacagaatggaaatttcgggttgtcacagactgAAAAATTCATTCCGGGTTATAGTTCAGAATGTACGGCCATTTCCGGACTAGAGTCAAATGaataaaatattggatttctattGCATATTTAGATCACATACATCTTCGTTGTTCCCATTTGAGAAACGTTACATATCTAAACCACACATAACTTTCTGTTAATAAGAAAATGAGTTTTTATAATCAGTATTTTAGAGTATTTATTTGTAGTGGAGAGAAATAGGAGCAAATTGATTGATCGGTGCAGTATATTGCTCTAGACTACACATGCTTTGGTGTAGATTTAGTCATTCATACCAACTTTTCTaggtttattctttgttgcttcGAAGCCTAGGTTGCATACTAATCAAATTCATATGTTTTTTCTATGTCCTGGGTCGAACACAGTTATACAGATTATTTATGATAGTGATGTCATATATTTTCTTAGTTTTGTTAGTAGTATGCCTCCTAACACAATATAATTGTTTGTTGTTAATAATATTCTTGAAAGTGGAGTTAAACAATTTCCAAGTGAAAATTGTTGTGGCGACAATGAGTCTTTTGGTGCTGGAAAAACCAAATTTGTAACCTATGACATTGGATCATGTTCCTTGACTTCCTTTTAACAATGAACGCCATCGAAGGGGGTGGTGTTAGGTATAAATGTAAGGTTgttgttgatgttgatgttgatgttggTCAAGCATTTAACGATGATGAATCAACAACTGATCAAACACAATTGGTCATGTTAGTTGAGGTGGGTAATATACTTCCACATGGAAACCTGGTGGAAAAATTCCATTGCTTCTCCGAATTGGATAGGGATGAGACTCAATCTGATAAAGAGGAAACTGAGCCCTAACAACACCGACATGAAAAGTACCCTTATTATTTTTTAGATTCTGAAGAACAAAAACCACTCATTGGGGGATGCATGATCCCTTACCAATGCCCGAACTCTCATATCTAAAACATAAAGGGTCTGTAGCCCACAATCCATCTTCACATGTGAAGTTGTTGCAAATGTTCAAAAGCAAAAAAGAGCTTAAGCTTCATTTAAGATTCAAATGTGTTAATGAGAGATCTCAAATCAGATGAGGAAATATATAAGATACAAGTTTGAAACAGTTTGCTTGTTAAAAATGTAAACGGTGTTTAATGACTTTAAAAGATAAGATTACAGTGCATTTTAAGTCTGTAAACTATCGGAAAGCCATATTTTCTTAAACACACATCTGCATCCCCATCATCGCCAAACCAAAAGGAAAGTTTTGGGCCACTTCTTGAATAACATATTAGCTGGTAGTACATGGAATATGTTTTAGGGAAAGAGAATTCAACGAACTATAAATGACTGTTTAGTGTACATATATCTTATTGAAAAACATGAAAAGCAAAAATGTATGCTCTAGAGGTGTTAATACACCCCCCTTTTCTGAAGAAACATTTAAAAGACTTCTTTATATTGTTACAATCAGGGCCGGTCCATTGGTTTTCTATGCCCcggacaaaaaattaaaaaatgccCCCTGTTTATGAGGAAGAATAGACCAaacaaatatacaaaaaaaaactttaaataaCAAAAATGCAATAAATTTTACAGTGAAAAAAAATCTTATCAATAAACACAAACCACCTAAAACAATTTCTTTGTGCATTCTTTGAAGCTAACCCCTACCAAATCCACCTACTTGTTTCATTCCTCAATAGTTTCTTTTTGCTTGATGGCTGACTGCTTGAATCCCATGAGAACACAATAAATAGTTGTTAAAAAAAACTCTGTTTTTTACATGTATCTATCATAAAAATTAACAATTCAAGGGGTACTGATAAATTTATAATGATTGAACTTTTAGGTAATTCTATTTATATGTGTAActgaaaaatctttttttttttcaagtttcatGTTACTCTTGCAACATCtcatttttatctactaatgttTTCACttgaaataatcaataatgaaaaaaaaatctgaTATCTAAAATTAAAACCACATTTGTAGTTCAAATGTTTTCTATATGTGGATTTCTTAAATCCTATTTATATTACCTTCTTGTTTGGAGTCAATTTATTTTGCTAGGCACTTGCAAGCTCCCACATCGACTATAAAGATTATTTTCTAGAATGATAGCTTCTTTTTCACTCTTAAGACCGTCAAGTCAATGGCATCCTAATCATGAAtacaaaatattttatataagaGACAACCTGATAAGCTAATGATATGATACAAAATTATTTGATCAAAAGACTTACTAGCTGAAGCACAAAcattataaaaaattaaatataaaaacataaaaattatacATTTGGTCTCTAGTTATTCAGAAGAATTAGATTAGAAAAAATATGCCTCCAGAATCAACACACAAAAATATCTAATTAAAGATACAAAACTAAAGATATGAATTCCAAAAACTAAGAAACTAGAACTCCGATTTATCAAATAAAAAATCATACCTACTGAAGGCCGAATAAAACTTTAAACTCTAACTCCTTTATTCACTCTTCTTATTAACAGAAATCGAGCGTGAGATAGTATCTAGAAATCAGGAGTTTAGGTTTTAGAAATCAAATGACTAAGGAGATACGATTTGAATGGGAAAGGTCGAGAGGGACAGTGGGGGTTTAGAGAAATGTATTGACAGGAGAGAGTCGACTCATCGTCTTCTACATCTTTGACCCTTCGTCTTTCTAGAAATCAATTGGTGATTACAAATTTTCATCTTTTCAATTTCTCGCGCCCCTCCATAAAATCACAGAATTAGATTGTTAAACGGAGCCACAAGTCCTGTACATTAGATATTGGGCCAAAATAATTCCTATACTGATAATATAGTGGGTTAAACTTATACCCCCTCTTCATTTGCTGCCCTGGGGCTCAGCCCAACTCGCCCAGGTACTGGGCCGGCCTGGTTACAATTTAGAGAAAAATAATCTAGTGAGTATTACACATATGACATGACAACAACATATTTGAATATGTTTTCGTTGATATTGGTTATGCGGTAATATTTCTTGTTCAGACTTTTTTGAACTAGTTATATATGTATTCAATctaattacttatatattattttgtagATTCAAGCGTTTCAAACTTTTTTGAGTCCTGTTGTTATCATTGGGAAATACTTGCGTCCTCTTATTATCAAACTGCTTTGCATCCTCTTATTATTCAaaccatttatataattttttgaaACATAGGGACCGATCCTGTAAAAGTAATCATATTCTTGTAGATTATAGGGACcattttgtaatttgttttctACATATggacattttttttttataattttctgtTAAAACATGGACCATTTTGTAAGTTAGAACAACCATTTGTGTAAATATTTTTTGACGGAACTGTTTGGGTAAAATATCCTAACAAATGTAAGAAGTTATAGGATATAAAATTGGATTAAAAATATAGCTTTTTATTAGCAGTATGTTAATTTCTATAAGTTTTTCTATTAAATATTAAGTAAAAAGTTAGCTACATGTTataatttttatgttttaaaagaaTAATATAACAATATAATAAAAGAAATATATCGTTGTATTATTAAGATAATTAAGATATGTTTTTCTTGAATTATTTATGCATGTATTGAGTTTTCATTAAGAAAGAAACGTTTGTGAATTTCTTGATGAAGGGGACACCAAATTTTGTTTGGATGTACAAGAGGGAAACATACATGTGTGAATCTAGGACCACCCATAAGAAAATACGGGGTGTGCGACCTTACATGACCCATGTCGTGAAGGGACGTGAAATGTTGTTTATGTAGTAGAAACATAGGAATCAACAAACGGAATGTTTCGTTGGTAATCCACCACTAAAGGCCAACAATGGCAAATCAAAGATGAAGGTCATGTTCAACAAAActagctggtagcgggtagcttgtaacgttttgttaaacgctacatgaactAACTTTTGGATTTGGagtgttttgtttaaactaaacgctagaagcttaTAGTGCCAAACAAGACTTTCTATTCAAAACGTAGTattttgtcaaacgctagaagctagagcctagaagctctcaaacgcttcTAAACGATCCGTGCCGAACACGCCCGAAATTAATGAGGGACTTAGCGACCGAATAGTGACATTATTCTGTCTCATCTTTAGAATAAGGTGGCTTCTGTTGGGGTTATGTCGCTAATTACCATCACAGATTATTTgtaaatgaaaagtttttctaATTTTAATCATAGTCACTAATAATAATTAGTGACGTCTACCCTATTAGGTTATCGTTGTATTAATAattttgtgtgtatatatatatatatatatatatatatatatatatatatatatatatatatatatatatatatatatatataatttagggaTCCATTTTACTTTTCTCATATGGTCTTCAAAATCAACGTACTGGCTTAAGTGAATCTAATAGAGGTTTCCTGTAAttacccaaaatacgacccaaaattttttgttttaatattactaaaaatcacatcatccaATGTCATATATAACCAGAACCATGGAATGAGTACTCAAAAGACATAGTAATTGTGTCAAAACAAAACTGTGTCAATCATAACAAAATGTctgaataaaactcccaggataaaactgaagctgtggtgggtgcgatgccatcaacccgagctcttccctttgctagcggaagtacctgaaaccaaaactgaaactataa includes these proteins:
- the LOC111891762 gene encoding uncharacterized protein LOC111891762 isoform X1, which encodes MGTQNMISNVFKKYLAIGLVGITVTDRYGGVCPIRGSSMSPTFNPSVGSFTDDYVFLEKFCLDKYKFSHGDVVIFSDPTNYKERCVKRIVAMEGDYISNVGGVVKVPEGHCWVEGDNSASSFDSRSFGPIPLGLIHGRVTHIVWPPQRIRKIDRRIPQEGLA
- the LOC111891762 gene encoding uncharacterized protein LOC111891762 isoform X2; translation: MGTQNMISNVFKKYLAIGLVGITVTDRYGGVCPIRGSSMSPTFNPSVGSFTDDYVFLEKFCLDKYKFSHGDVVIFSDPTNYKERCVKRIVAMEGDYISNVGGVVKVPEGHCWVEDSIGFDSWKGYSHCLATTKNQKN